From the Scophthalmus maximus strain ysfricsl-2021 chromosome 11, ASM2237912v1, whole genome shotgun sequence genome, one window contains:
- the il12a gene encoding interleukin-12 subunit alpha, with protein sequence MASVHFYLACCALLLTSGWRASSAHPVRAEECARCPRLFRSLLLNIKELLNSDVLCFGITSTEVVVRSEAETLLACAPTLTQNSGCVTSRNSSFSESECLRNIMKDLVYYDAAIKSYHEFPVRSPKEVALLNTTLGIIESLKNCSLVPDTEKDSTEDVAKMWGNDTYTNRQEMCKMMRGFYVRTITINRAMGYISSGDHRK encoded by the exons ATGGCCAGCGTCCATTTCT ACCTCGCCTGCTGCGCGCTGCTGCTGACCTCGGGCTGGCGCGCGTCCTCGGCGCATCCCGTGCGCGCGGAGGAGTGCGCGCGCTGCCCGCGGCTCTTCAGGAGCCTCCTGCTGAATATCAAAGAGCTTCTCAACAGT gACGTGTTATGCTTCGGCATCACGTCCACTGAGGTGGTGGTGAGGAGTGAGGCTGAGACTTTACTGGCCTGCGCACCCACCCTGACTCAG AACTCCGGCTGTGTGACGTCAAGAAATTCATCCTTCAGTGAG AGTGAATGTTTGAGGAACATCATGAAGGACTTGGTTTACTATGACGCTGCTATTAAATCCTACCATGAGTTCCCAGTCAGAAGTCCCAAAGAAGTTGCACTTCTGAACACAACTCTGGGAATAATAGAGAGCTTGAAG AACTGCTCCCTGGTGCCAGATACGGAGAAGGACTCTACTGAG GACGTGGCCAAGATGTGGGGAAACGACACCTACACTAACAGACAGGAGATGTGTAAGATGATGAGAGGCTTCTACGTCCGAACCATCACCATCAACCGAGCTATGGGCTACATCTCCTCAGGAgaccacaggaagtaa